A section of the Camelus dromedarius isolate mCamDro1 chromosome 14, mCamDro1.pat, whole genome shotgun sequence genome encodes:
- the EBNA1BP2 gene encoding probable rRNA-processing protein EBP2: MDTPPLSGSDSDSDDSLVTDKELQEAFSRGLLKPGLNVVLEGSKKAVNDVNGLKQCLAEFKRDLEWVERLDVTLGPVPEINGPQSTPQNKDQNKDQKGVDPEDDFQREMSFYRQAQAAVLAVLPHLHQLKVPTKRPTDYFAEMAKSDQQMQKIRQKLQAKQVAMEKSEKAKQLRALRKYGKKVQTEVLQKRQREKANMMSAIKKYQKGFSDKLDFLDGDQKPVARSTKEGAKSQQMRKGPNAKRRYKNQKFGFGGKKKGSKWNTRESHDDVSSFRAKIAHGKGIKRPGKKGSNKRPGKRTREKMKSRAR; the protein is encoded by the exons ATGGACACTCCCCCTCTGTCAGGTTCGGACTCGGATTCTGATGATTCTCTTGTCACAGACAAAGAG TTGCAGGAGGCGTTTTCCCGAGGGCTTCTGAAGCCAGGCCTCAACGTGGTGCTAGAGGGGTCGAAGAAGGCCGTGAACGACGTG AATGGTCTGAAGCAGTGTCTGGCTGAATTCAAGCGGGATCTGGAATGGGTTGAAAGGCTTGATGTGACCCTGGGTCCGGTACCAGAAATCAATGGACCTCAATCAACACCTCAGAACAAGGATCAGAACAAGGATCAGAAAGGTGTTGATCCAGAAGATGATTTCCAGCGGGAGATGAGCTT CTACCGTCAGGCCCAAGCTGCTGTGCTTGCGGTGTTGCCCCACCTCCATCAGCTCAAAGTCCCCACCAAGCGGCCCACGGATTATTTTGCAGAGATGGCCAAGTCTGATCAGCAGATGCAGAAG attcGACAGAAGCTGCAGGCTAAACAGGTGGCCATGGAGAAGTCGGAAAAGGCCAAGCAACTGCGAGCACTTAGGAAATacggaaagaag GTGCAAACGGAGGTTCTtcagaagaggcagagggagaaagcaAACATGATGAGTGCCATTAAGAAATATCAGAAAG GCTTCTCTGATAAACTGGACTTCCTTGACGGGGATCAGAAACCTGTCGCACGGAGCACGAAGGAGGGAGCCAAAAGCCAGCAGATGAGGAAGGG GCCCAATGCCAAGCGACGCTATAAAAACCAGAAGTTTGGTTTTGGTGGGAAGAAGAAAGGCTCCAAGTGGAACACTCGTGAGAGCCATGATGATGTATCCAGCTTCCGGGCCAAGATAGCTCACGGCAAGGGCATCAAGAGGCCGGGAAAGAAAGGATCAAAT aaGAGGCCTGGAAAACGgacaagagagaaaatgaagagcaGAGCGCGCTAA
- the CFAP144 gene encoding cilia- and flagella-associated protein 144 — translation MAARQKEMIADEVHQNQILRELYLKELRTQKLYTQYHVNPLRKVHTITRKPMSWHDNLEEPADAKFLNLIHHAAQGPRKKYPETQTESQEIGWNSEPLVSPERDDRRLNHFRVYNDITLYKAKLWSLGEEGRHP, via the exons ATGGCTGCACGCCAGAAGGAGATGATCGCAGATGAGGTCCACCAGAACCAGATCCTGCGGGAACTGTACCTCAAAGAGCTACGAACTCAGAAACTCTACACGCAGTATCACGTGAATCCACTCCGCAAGG TTCACACAATCACCAGAAAGCCCATGTCCTGGCACGATAACCTGGAGGAACCTGCAGATG CCAAGTTCCTAAATCTTATTCACCATGCCGCCCAGGGACCAAGGAAGAAATACCCAGAGACACAGACTGAAAGCCAAGAAATTGGATGGAACTCTGAGCCCTTG GTCAGCCCGGAACGCGATGACCGCAGGCTGAACCACTTCAGGGTCTACAACGACATCACTCTGTACAAGGCCAAACTGTGGAGCTTGGGAGAAGAGGGCCGCCACCCGTAG